One stretch of Chiroxiphia lanceolata isolate bChiLan1 chromosome 1, bChiLan1.pri, whole genome shotgun sequence DNA includes these proteins:
- the MYL12B gene encoding myosin regulatory light chain 12B: MSSKKAKTKTTKKRPQRATSNVFAMFDQSQIQEFKEAFNMIDQNRDGFIDKEDLHDMLASLGKNPTDEYLDAMMNEAPGPINFTMFLTMFGEKLNGTDPEDVIRNAFACFDEEATGFIQEDYLRELLTTMGDRFTDEEVDELYREAPIDKKGNFNYIEFTRILKHGAKDKDD; the protein is encoded by the exons ATGTCCAGCAAAAAGGCGAAGACGAAGACCACCAAGAAGCGCCCTCAGCGCGCCACTTCCAATGTATTTGCGATGTTTGACCAGTCGCAGATTCAGGAATTCAAGGAGGCCTTCAACATGATCGACCAGAACAGGGATGGCTTCATTGACAAAGAGGACTTGCACGATATGCTCGCCTCCCTTG GAAAGAATCCAACGGATGAATACCTAGATGCCATGATGAATGAGGCTCCAGGCCCCATAAACTTCACGATGTTCCTGACCATGTTTGGTGAGAAGTTAAATGGCACCGACCCGGAAGATGTGATCAGGAATGCTTTTGCTTGCTTTGATGAAGAAGCAACAG GGTTCATCCAGGAAGACTACCTGCGGGAGCTGCTGACAACAATGGGAGACAGGTTCACGGATGAAGAGGTGGACGAGCTGTACAGAGAGGCACCCATCGACAAAAAGGGGAATTTCAACTACATCGAGTTCACACGCATCCTGAAACATGGAGCAAAGGACAAGGATGACTGA
- the LOC116790875 gene encoding myosin regulatory light chain 2, smooth muscle minor isoform isoform X2 has protein sequence MSSKRAKTKTTKKRPQRATSNVFAMFDQSQIQEFKEAFNMIDQNRDGFIDKEDLHDMLASLGKNPTDEYLDAMMNEAPGPINFTMFLTMFGEKLNGTDPEDVIRNAFACFDEEATGFIQEDYLRELLTTMGDRFTDEEVDELYREAPIDKKGNFNYIEFTRILKHGAKDKDD, from the exons ATGTCCAGCAAAAGGGCAAAGACGAAGACCACCAAGAAGCGCCCTCAGCGCGCCACTTCCAATGTATTTGCGATGTTTGACCAGTCGCAGATTCAGGAATTCAAGGAGGCCTTCAACATGATCGACCAGAACAGGGATGGCTTCATTGACAAAGAGGACTTGCACGATATGCTCGCCTCCCTTG GAAAGAATCCAACGGATGAATACCTAGATGCCATGATGAATGAGGCTCCAGGCCCCATAAACTTCACGATGTTCCTGACCATGTTTGGTGAGAAGTTAAATGGCACTGACCCGGAAGATGTGATCAGGAATGCTTTTGCTTGCTTTGATGAAGAAGCAACAG GGTTCATCCAGGAAGACTACCTGCGGGAGCTGCTGACAACAATGGGAGACAGGTTCACGGATGAAGAGGTGGACGAGCTGTACAGAGAGGCACCCATCGACAAAAAGGGGAATTTCAACTACATCGAGTTCACACGCATCCTGAAACATGGAGCAAAAGACAAGGATGACTGA
- the LOC116790875 gene encoding myosin regulatory light chain 2, smooth muscle minor isoform isoform X1 codes for MHVGFKSVELAGEISNCLCGQTEKDITMEFPFMIQVLGKACQVSDTKQEPTANMSSKRAKTKTTKKRPQRATSNVFAMFDQSQIQEFKEAFNMIDQNRDGFIDKEDLHDMLASLGKNPTDEYLDAMMNEAPGPINFTMFLTMFGEKLNGTDPEDVIRNAFACFDEEATGFIQEDYLRELLTTMGDRFTDEEVDELYREAPIDKKGNFNYIEFTRILKHGAKDKDD; via the exons ATGCACGTAGGATTTAAAAGTGTGGAATTAGCAGGGGAAATCAGTAACTGTCTTTGTGGACAGACAGAGAAGGACATAACCATGGAATTTCCTTTTATGATCCAGGTGCTCGGTAAAGCGTGTCAGGTATCTGATACAAAGCAAG AACCAACAGCCAACATGTCCAGCAAAAGGGCAAAGACGAAGACCACCAAGAAGCGCCCTCAGCGCGCCACTTCCAATGTATTTGCGATGTTTGACCAGTCGCAGATTCAGGAATTCAAGGAGGCCTTCAACATGATCGACCAGAACAGGGATGGCTTCATTGACAAAGAGGACTTGCACGATATGCTCGCCTCCCTTG GAAAGAATCCAACGGATGAATACCTAGATGCCATGATGAATGAGGCTCCAGGCCCCATAAACTTCACGATGTTCCTGACCATGTTTGGTGAGAAGTTAAATGGCACTGACCCGGAAGATGTGATCAGGAATGCTTTTGCTTGCTTTGATGAAGAAGCAACAG GGTTCATCCAGGAAGACTACCTGCGGGAGCTGCTGACAACAATGGGAGACAGGTTCACGGATGAAGAGGTGGACGAGCTGTACAGAGAGGCACCCATCGACAAAAAGGGGAATTTCAACTACATCGAGTTCACACGCATCCTGAAACATGGAGCAAAAGACAAGGATGACTGA